A stretch of DNA from Malus sylvestris chromosome 9, drMalSylv7.2, whole genome shotgun sequence:
ttcatcGTTCAAAAATCTGAGTGGGGGCGGATGCCCCCTCTGGGCCTTAGGTAGCTCCGCCCTTTCCCGCTCCATCTCTGATTCTTTTCACCAGGCTAAGTTTATTGTTCTCTTGCTCCTATTAATCAACATGTTTCTAATACTGATTTGGTGAGCTTTGTCCTTAAAGGTCTTGATcctgatttttcaaaatttgcaGCGGCTATTATTAACTCTCCCCCTACCGGAGTTCCCTGATTTGCGGTCGCGTCTCATGATTTTCGAGGCACAAACGAAAACTGACCCAGCACTATTGCTATGCTCGCTGCCGTCCCTGCACCCGGTGTCCCTCCCCAGCCTTTTCTCCCCGTGGGCCAGCCCCTGCAGCCCAATCTCGTGCAGCCTCAAAAAGGCCTTCAGCAGCAGCACTCCAGCTCCATTTCATGCGCAAGGCCCAGCTGATCCAATGTCAGCGCAAGGCCCATcgttatttatttaaagcatgTATTGTCTTACTTAAAATAGAAGCATCGACTAACTATCACGTGGTGGTTTAATAGTTAGTGAAGAATTTCAGACTCTTGTTCTACACAGCACATTTTGAATTCAATTCTTGGCATTGATGAATCGCACGATGGTGGCCAATGAAAGACTAAAATGCTTCTACGAGTTTTCTCGACTCTCAAAAGGGTGAACTatccttcttttattttttatttttataaaaagaaaagaaaatagaagccAAACCACATTTTAACCATGCATGAAACCATTCTAGCCACCACTTATGTGCCATGGACTATCGACCGATGAATTCTATAGTCtttggttatttttttattcgtagaaaaaataatttttcatataGCCTTTAGTGGTTAGAATTTTGTTCAACAATAAAAAATGGAACCAAGTTTCACTATAAAGATTCTTAGAATGCTAGTTATTTAGTCATAAAAGACTTGGGAGTGTattcaaataataaattttggCTTAGTTTTAGTTATATACCTTGAAACTTGATTTCAATCTCATTTGCTCTTTGTAACTCAAAAATCGTTATTTTACTTCTTAAAACTCAAAGTCCGCTTCACTTTGTCCTCTGAAACTCGATTTTGATCCCATTTCCCTCTctacaaaactcaaaattccCTCCACATTGCCTTAGATAtgttaatttcttatgtggGTTGATTTGGGTGCGGTAGGCTAATCGATTTCTTTTTTATAGTTgtcatctcttcaatttctttgaaagttgtgacttttgagttTCAGAGAGTAAAATAATGACTTTTGAGTTACATCGGACAAAGTGAGATCAAAATGAAGTTCTAAGAGGTATAGGTAGAAATATGCCTAAAATGTTACTTGAAACCCTTCAAGGCCTAAACATCGCTTCATATGTTATCTAATGTTAAAAATGacttggggtgtatttagataataaaatttatttaaaatcctTCTACGCCTAAATATTCATTTCTTATTACAACACATTAGtcgtttaattttaaattttgaagttGGCTGCATGCATTTGACAAAATGTTGGGTGGccataaaataactaaaagagaattaataaataaaaataagtaaGTGGGTGAAGATGGTGACAAGAGGTGGAGGTGGGTTGAAATCGTTTTCCCAAATTAAGTATAGGGAGATGGTCTCCCTGGATAGCCCCCTTGCATCTATCTTCGCACTTTGCACTTGGCACGCTTGAATCCTCTTCTGGGTTGGTTGAAGTTGGCCCTATTATCCTTTCATTTTATAAACTTCGTGATGTGCAAACTACCTTAAGTATCCTCCTCCGTGTACATTGAATCCAGGCTTTTAAGCTTTTGTCGGTTTCGGATTGCAAGTTCACCTTACATGGTTATAGCCACCAACCCCATATGTTCGAAATGTTGCTAGGTCAGGAAGATTGAGTGCGGGTTTAAGATGCCACTAGCCGAGGAACTCGTCATTCATTTTAAACCACTAggcctttattttattttatttttacttagtTAAAACTCGATGATCTTTTCATCAAGTCATTGCCGATGTTTAGTTTTTAGAAGCTCATATGAGGAACTGAAATGCGGAAATTGTCCGATTTACAATTGCAATCTAATTAGGGAGTTTTGTTGATTTCTAAGGGAGTATCTGATAAATACCAAGTTGACCTTAAGGTACTTTTTTTCATTTGTTCATGAGCATTTTTCCATTGAGTTTTGCTAATCTGACAAGGTTTTAGTGAGACACCTATCTCAGGCTGGTCATACTCTGTGAACATTAATCAGTGCTTGGTTACTTTAAACATTGACTTTGcactttttacctttttttgaGACATTGGATTTTGTTTTGCATTGGGTTTTACATTGTCAGGTTTTagtgaacttatatttacataCATGCAACCCTAACTTAGTTACGCGAGTGTATTGTCTATACCGATCAAATTCCTTCACCAATTTGCATTAGATCGGGTGACTTCTCAATAAGATCTAGGATATCTAATTCCTTCGTTACTTGTATTAATTATGAAGTAAGTAAAGTCCACATAActagtataaataaaggcataaggcCACAAGAGAACATGTACAATTCACAACAACTCAACTCCCTATTTTCGCTTTCTTGACGACCCTCTCCTATCCTCACTCTAAATTTTCCTTCAGCAATATATTAACTATAATTTATTTGCATTAGATCGGGTCGCTTCTCAACGGCTTCTCACTAGGCCGAGACCATTGCTTGTTAGATCATCCAATAGTGGCCCCATGATTATTCAACCTTAAGGTCCATTGCATGCtttccaaaacatttttcaTCTTGCTATGCCAGGTCCTACTCCAATAAGGAATTGTGGACCCTTTTCCTCCTCGCAAGGCTGGATCCTACTCAAACATGGACttgatcatttttattttattaagtaGATCTAATATTTGTGTCGTATTGTTTTCGTGAATATCTTATATCTCAACTGGTATGTCATGTAACACTTattaaaataaatggataatatGATCCGACCTGAAATCGATCTATTAATATTAGCGaatgggtcgggtcatattacccttAAATATGACTCGGCTCATTACTCgttaatgaaaatatattttaaatcaataaataatctaatgaaaaacataatgcTCAATTAGTATCTACATACCACAttatcacataaatattacttcaaaaaatGACTATTATTATAGTAActttttttagtagttttttttatttataaaattaatgtacaatgtgaaaaatataaaaagaaaaatatacaaacgctcgtaatgacgaACTCTACAATTTTTGTGAAGTGGTCAACTCAGAAATTCACCACTATTATCCCATAACCCATAGAtttaaatttaaccgttgattgtcgTTTATGTTTATACTCCATTCTTCTCACTGAATTTCGGTtttccaaattttattttatttttaaaacatgatCTTTTAGCGGATGCAAAAAGATAAACAGTTCGAATTGTTAATATCACGTTCAAATTTTTAcgattagtgaaaatattgcttgaagtTTATAAAGTCTCTAGAAACTTGTTGGGGcccaaaataaaattagtgGGCTGAGCGTAGGTTTATGTTCGGTCCACAGctcttccaaaaatattatgGGCTGTCCAGTGGTCATGAGCCATCCAATCAGGTCGACCAAGTCTTATTACAAGAAGGATTGATCTGGATAAGTGCAAATGGGCCGAGTCCTAGGATGATAATGAGTCTTAATGGAGTGAGGATGTTGAGATTTGAGAAGTGAATGTGGTTGGATAAAGAGTTTGGTTCAAGGTCGTAATGGAGGTAGGATTGGCTGAGACTTGGTTAGATTAGGATAAAGAATCCTAATCCGAGTATAGTTCTGGTTTGGCCAGGATGAGATTAGCTGCTATAAATAAGAAGGGGGTGCATCATTCTAAGCCCCTCcgattcaacacacaaactgcccagcgcaaactctcgctctacgcgaaacctctcaacaaccttgagatttttatttatttttttgccgacacatctttagtttggacaaACAGGACTATGAAGGCAACcagcgaacatcttcagtttgaataaacaacattgttgccatagaatcagccgaccgcgaagcaacttcagtttggataaacatcatTGCATCGAGATcgactggttacctatccaagtctcggtcgagaaggattttcaaatctTTATTGGAAGATGTCATCTTATTAGCCTTTtcagcgaagtgaggtgttacaagttacagGGCTCGGCATATTGAACgtcgagttgttttatgataggatattcacaagtaagttttaaagttcggcattctgatggccgaaccacattcaccattaagacatacatctcttttgagtacttgtgtccgTATAGTTTGGTACCAGtttggcgtgcttatactcttacaaatataatcaccgtgaccgaACCCGGcaccgacgatttgtgaacttcgcaagcctagtagccttgtcttcaagctctagaacccaaaggtcgatacgtgttccttcctcggccgcaatcgcaagattaAG
This window harbors:
- the LOC126582890 gene encoding uncharacterized protein LOC126582890: MLKISYFPILWLGASPGGVGSCWDGGCSVGSAPMAAGMRLLLTLPLPEFPDLRSRLMIFEAQTKTDPALLLCSLPSLHPVSLPSLFSPWASPCSPISCSLKKAFSSSTPAPFHAQGPADPMSAQGPSLFI